DNA from Mucilaginibacter mallensis:
GATATTTGGAGATATTCTGGTTGGTTTCACCTGCACCGATAATAAGGATACGGGCATTTGAACATAAATTGAAATCCTTAAGCTTACGGTAAGCCAATGACACTACCGAAATTGGATTTTTTGAAATATTGGTATTGGTGTAAACCTCTTTGGCTGCTTTTACTACACAGTTCATCACCATGCGTAAAAAATCACCGGTCAGGCCTGCTTCCCTGCATTGCTCATAGGCTTTACGAACCTGCGGCAGGATTTCCTTTTCGCCAACTATCAAACTTTCAAGCGAACATGAAGTGCGGAGCAAATGATTAAGCGCGTTCTGGTCTTCATAAATGGTAACGCCCTTTAAAAGCGTACCCATTGAGTGGTGACAAACACCAATATTAAGCGAATTTAAAAACCGCTCGGTGTAAGCCATATCAACAACCTGATCAGTCACCAAAACAAATTCAACGCGGTTACAAGTACCCAAATAAAAGATCTCGGATATCTGAAACTGTGTTTTAACCTCTTGAAGCTTGTCTATCAGATTTTCCTGGCAAATCACCAATCGTCCTAAATCCTTCAGCTCAATCTGTTTATGCGTAAAAGCTATTACCTTTAAGTACTTCAAAGCAGTTTTTTAAATTTGACCCGACAAAAATAACAGGATTAATAGGATGCAATGTCAACACTTTGTCAAACAGGTGCATATATGTGGTATTTAGAATGTTTATAAATTGGCTCCATTGTCTTTAAATACAGGTTTTAAAACTGTTTAGGTCGTTTATTCGTACCTTAAAGAATGGGCAAAGCTAAAAAAATAAGTCTTATTCTATTAATAATCGGCTACATAGCTGCTGGAATAAATCATTTTCGTATTCCGGCATTTTATATCAGTATAATACCCGGCTATCTGCCATATCCGCAAATTTTAAATACATTAGCAGGGCTGTTTGAAATTGCTTTTGGTTTGATGCTGATATTCAGGCCGGCAAGAAAACTTGCCGCCTGGGGAATAGTATTAATGCTGATAGCTTTTCTGTCGGTACATATTGATATGCTCAGTGGGCACACACAAATTGGGGCTACACAAGTAAAGCCGGTTTGGGCATGGGCGAGGTTATTTTTTCAGCCGGTGCTAATTGTGTGGGCATGGTGGCATACGAGGAGTTCATAGATAATAGTTCATGGTTCATAGTAAAAAGTTATGAACCATGAACTATCAACCATTAACTAACAAATGATAAAAAAAGAAAACTACAACATTCCCGGAGCTAAGGGCCGTGGTATGTTGATGGATATAACTTATGATACCCGGCATAAAGATGCGCCGGTAGTAATTTTTGCGCATGGTTTTAAGGGCTTTAAGGATTGGGGCACGCATAACCTGGTGGCAAATTATTTTGCCGAACATGGTTTCCGTTACCTGAAATTCAACTTTTCGCACAATGGCACTACGGCTGATAAGCCTATTGATTTCGTTGATCTGATCGCCTTTGGCGATAACACTTTCTCCATTGAACTGGAGGACCTGCATGATGTGATTGATTTTGTATGCAACGGCTCAGCAATGCCAACTGTAAAAAGCGTTTTTTTGATAGGGCACAGCATGGGCGGTGGTATAAGCATTATACAAACTGCTGAAGACAGCCGCGTTAAAAAACTGGTTACCATGGCATCCATCTCCGGCTTTGGCAACTTATGGCCAAAGGAAGCCGAAGAACAATGGAAACTGCAAGGCGTTATGTATATGACCAATAAACGTACCGGGCAGGAGATGCCGTTAAAGTCGACATTGCTTGATGATCTCAGGAATAATCCCGGGCGACTAGACATCCTGGCAAAGGCCTCACAAATAAAACAACCCTGGCTAATTGTACAGGGCGATGAGGATACAACTGTACCATTGAGCCATGCAAAAGAGCTGGCCGAAGCCAACAAACATGCTAAATTATCCGTTATAAAGGGCGGCGATCATACCTTTGGCGCAACGCACCCCTATCCCAAGGATACATTGCCTGCCGAACTGCTGGACTTTTGCGATCAGTCGATCGCATTTTTTAAGAAAAAGTAAACCGTAATTTAAAACGGCTTTAGGTTTATTATTAACACCAAACCTGTACCGTACCGTTATATAATATATGAATTTAAAAGGATCCGTTAAGAAGGGGAACAAATTTCAAAATCCTATACCAACCGATGAAGCCGGGTTCGGCAAAATGATCCCTATTTTAAGAGAATACATTAACAACAAAGCTGAAAATGTTCCGCTTAAAACGCTGGGGCCATTTAAAACTGATGTTTCTATTTACAACACTCCGCCCGAAAGTGGCTTGAGGGTAACCTGGGTTGGGCACTCCAGTTTATTGATTGAAATCGATGGTAAACACATCCTCACCGATCCGGTTTGGGGCGAGCGCGCTTCCTTTTTATCATTTATGGGGCCAAAACGTTTTTTTGAACCGCCCATAGCACTTGCAGATCTGCCCCCGCTGGATGCCGTTATTCTATCACATGATCATTATGATCACCTGGATAAAGGTACCATTAAGTTTTTCGCGGGTAAGGATATACCTTTTTTCTGCTCAGTTGGGGTTAAGCAATATCTTACAAAATGGGGTATCAGCAAATATTTTATTACCGAAATGGATTGGGGCGATAGCCAGATGATCGGCCAGGATTTAACACTTACGGCTACCCCCGCAAGGCATTTTTCAGGCCGTGGAATAATTAACCGCAATGAAACGCTCTGGTCGTCATTTGTGATTAAGGGACCAAAGCATAATATCTTTTTCGGTGCTGATTCAGGCTGGTTCCCGGGCTTTGAAGCCATCGGCGAGGCCTACGGACCATTCGATCTAACTATGCTGGAGATCGGCGCATACGGCACCCATTGGGCCGATATACACATGGGGCCTGATAATGCCTCAAACGCGCACATCGCCCTAAAAGGAAAGATCATGATGCCGATACACTGGGGCACATTTAACCTTGCACCACATGCCTGGTATGAGCCTATTGAAAGGTTGGTACAATTCGGTAAAGACAAAAAAATAAAACTTTTCATCCCAAAACCCGGCGAGCCTACCGAAGTTAAAGAATATAACTCGGGTTGGTGGCAGCCTTATTTGAGTCATTGAGTTTTGCCTAAATAAAGGGTGTCATACTGAGCGATAGTCGAAGTATGCGGGTAAAGGCCTCTGCGCTCACCCTTCGACTATCGCTCAGGATGACACCTATGTTCTATTATCCTAATTGCACTCGTCAAAGACGAGCGCAATCGTAATTTGTTATGCTGTGGAACGAAGCATTTATTATCCGCAGGACGACCGCGGATAGGTTCTTCGCTATCGCTCAGAATGACAAGATCGGTTTAAACAAAAATAGCGATGGGTTTAAAACCCATCGCTATCATATCTTCTTGATTCCTGACTCTTAAATCCTGATTCTATACTAAAAGTCTAACCGGCTCTTCAAGTAATGATTTCAGCGTTAATAAGAATGCTGAACCTGTTGCGCCATCAACTACACGGTGATCGCAGCTTAAGGTTACTTTCATTACATTACCCGGTACAACAGCGCCGTTTTTAACAACCGGAACTTGTTGTATACCACTTACTGCCAATATACAGGCATCAGGCGGGTTAATAATTGCGGTAAACTCATCAACACCAAACATACCTAAGTTTGATATAGTGAAAGTTGAACCTTCCCAATCAGCAGGCTGTAGTTTTTTGGCTTTAGCTCTTTGTGCAAAGTCTTTTACTTCAACTGATATCTGGCTTAATGATTTGCCATCAGCAAAACGTACTACAGGTACCAGCAGGCCATCTTCAACCGCTACGGCAACACCAATGTTGATATGCTCGTTGTAACGGATCTTATCGCCTAACCATGATGAGTTGATATTTGGATGTTGTTTTAAAGCAACAGCGCAAGCTTTCAACACAAAATCGTTAAATGATATTTTAACCGGGGCAACCTCGTTTATTTTACCACGTGCAGCGATCGCCTGATCCATATCAATCGACATGGTTACATAGAAATGCGGTGCAGTAAATAAGCTTTCAGATAAACGTTTAGCGATAACCTTACGCATTTGCGAAACAGGTTTCTCGGTAAATTTCTCCTGGCCAACATACTGTGGTATAACTACCGGTGCGGCAGCTTTAGCAGGCGTGGCAGCTTCAGTTGCAGCAGCAGGGGCTGATGCAGGTTTTGCAGCTGGTGTATAATCTTCTATATCCTTTTTAACTATACGGCCACCTTCAGCTGATCCTTTCAGATCATTAAGGTTGATGCCTTTGTCTTTTGCAATTTTACGTGCAAGCGGTGATGCTTTTACGCGGCTGTCGTCGGCGCTTGATGGAGCAGCCTCAGCAACTGGTGCGCTTGGTGCAGCTTCAGCAGCGGCTGGCACGGCTTCAGTTATTGCAGCAGGTGCAGCACCTGTATCCTGCAATAAAGGGGTAATATCAGTACCTTCTTTACCAACAATGGCAATAATACCATTAACCGGTGCAGCTTCGCCCTCTTTGGGGCCTATGTATAATAAGGTACCATCTTCATAACCCACTACTTCCATAGTCGCCTTATCGGTTTCTACGTCAGCTAATGAATCATCAGATTTTACTTTATCACCAACTTTAAAGTTCCATTTGTTTATCACACCTTCCGTCATGGTATCACTCAGGGCAGGCATGCGTATAACCGTTGCCGGTATTTTTGAAAGATCAACTTTCGGAGCAGCAGGCGCTGGGGTAGCAGCAGGCTTTTTATCTTCAACAGGTGCTGGTGCAGCTGCTGGTTTAGCTTCGGCACTGCCTGCTAAAGCAGTTTTGTAATCTTCGCCTTCGGCGCCAACTACGGCAATAACTGAATCAACAGGTGCACCCTCACCCTCTTTAATACCTATATATAATAGGGTACCTTCCTGGTATGACTCAAAGTCCATGGTGGCTTTATCTGTTTCTATCTCGGCAAGCACATCACCAGGCTTTACTTTATCCCCAACTTTTTTATGCCATTTAGCTAAAACACCATCAGTCATGGTATCGCTCATTTTAGGCATTTTTACAACTTCAGCCATATATTATATGATGAATAGTTTTAAATTTAGTGTAATATAATTTTAATCCTTAATATATGGGTAGTCTTTCTGCACATATACATCGGTGTAAAGCTCTTCTGGCTCAGGCCATGGCGATTCCTCTGCAAACTGTACCGATTCTTCAACCTCAGCTTTAATTTTAGCAGCTATTTCTTCAAACCATTTTTCATCAGCATAACCTTCTTTTTCAATGGTTTGTTTAACCATTTCAATAGGGTCTTTTTCTTTATAGCTTTCCAGTTCTTCTTTTGTACGATATTTTTGCGGATCGGACATAGAGTGTCCTTTATAACGATAAGTACGCATTTCCAGGAAGGTAGGTCCTTCGCCGCGGCGTGCACGTTGCACAGCCTCGTCCATTGCGTTATGTACCGCTACAGGGTCCATACCATCAACAGCTGATGAAGGGATACCGTATGGTAAGCCTAATTTATAAATGTCGGTTTGGATAGTAGTACGTGCAACTGAAGTACCCATGGCGTAACCATTGTTTTCGCAAACAAAAATTACAGGTAACTGCCATAAAGCTGCCATGTTAAAGGTTTCGGTTAAGGCACCCTGACGTACAGCACCATCACCCATATAGGTAACGTTAACAAACTCGGTTCCCTTAAATTTTTCAGCAAAGGCTATACCTGCTCCCATGGGTATCTGACCGCCTACAATGCCGTGGCCACCATAAAAATGCTTTTCCTTATCGAACATGTGCATACTGCCGCCCTTGCCTTTTGAGCATCCGGTAGCTTTACCATATAATTCGGCCATTATAGCATTTGATGTAACACCTTTAGCAATAGCATGCGCGTGATCACGATAAGCAGTGATCATACTGTCTTCTTGTTTAAGTACAGACATTGCTCCGGCTAATACAGCTTCCTGCCCTATATATAAATGGCAAAAGCCCCTGATTTTTTGTTGCCCATATAGCTGCCCGGCTTTTTCTTCGAACCTGCGCATTAACAGCATCCACTCGTACCATTTAAGGTAGGTATCTTTAGTTATTTCGATTGAACTCATTTGTTAAACAATCAATTTTTTTCAGTTAGAGCGCAAATCTAATTATAACTTGCTAATTATGGAAACCGCAATATGTCACTCCATTAACATTTATTACTATGTTATGGTAACATTGCCAAAACACCAAATTAAACTAGTAAATAAAAGCTCACAACTTAATTTAATTCTGCATTTAGGACAAAAGGGAACATTATAATTTTTAATACCGTATACAGCTATATTAAATTACACAAATACAGCACTTAACTAATTCAAATTTTATCTTTTTTTAAAAAAAAGCACCCTTTATTTGCAATTCTAATTAATTTAGATAGTTTTGTAACAAAAGATATACACATTGTATAATTTAATAAACATTTTGTTGGCCCTATTTCAACAAACTAAGGATTAAATGAAGAAAATTACACTAGGTATTGCCCTATTTTTCAGCGTTTTAACAGCACAGGCTCAAACTAAAGTTGTGGCTCAGCCTACTGATAAAGCCCCTGACGAACAGGAGAGTTTAGCGAAAGATTACTTGTCACAAATAATGGGTGTTGCCTTATCTGCAACCTCAAATATGAAACTTTTCCATTTTGTTTATGATTGGATCGGTACTCCTTACCGTTTTGGCGGAAGCTCAAAAAATGGTATAGATTGCTCAGCATTTACAAAAGAATTGTACAGCGACGTATTTAACCTTGATATCAGGAGAAACTCACGCGATATTTTCAGCATGGTTAGCCCTGTTAGTAAGGATGAATTAAAAGAAGGCGATCTGGTTTTCTTTAAAATACATAGCCGCAGAATTTCACACGTAGGTATATATTTAGGTAACAACCGCTTTGCACACGCCTCATCACGAGGTGTAGCTATAAGCAGCCTCGATGATGCTTACTACAGCCGGTACTTTTATAAGGGGGGGCGCTTGTTAAGCGCTTTTAAAAGCCAACTGGATAATTTGCCGGATCCCGGCAACGGTAGCAATACCAGCGATAACAATTAGAAACTTAAATAATTAATCCCTTCATATGAAGGGATTTTTTTTTGAATGAAAATATTACGGTTACTATTTGTTGTTTATGTTATACTCGCTTTTCAATCATGCATTGAGCAGGCAGCCCGGGAGCCTGCTTATCATCTCCCAAAAATACCCGCAAAACAGATAACGCTTAAACCGGTACAGCATGATACCCTGTGTATTGCTGCTGTGGGCGATATCATGCTGGGCACCTCCTATCCTGATGATAAAACATTACCACCCGATAGTGCTAAAGAAAGTTTTACCGCCGTTGCCAAATATCTGCAGGGGAATGATATTACTTTCGGTAACCTGGAAGGTACATTGCTGGATACAGGCGGCCCTGTAAATTATAAACTACACCAGTTGGTTAAGGCTTACCTGTTCAGGATGCCTTTGCATTGTGGTTTTGTGCTAAAAGATGCGGGCTTTAATCTGCTGAGCATCGCCAATAACCATATTGATGATTTCGGCAATAACGGGCGCATAAGCACCGTGAAGATGCTTGATAGCTGCGGCATACATTACGCCGGACTCAAAACTTATCCCTCAACAATTTTTGAGGTGAATGGTATTAAATATGGCTTTTGCGCGTTCTCTCCAAACAGCCAGACAGTGTCATTGCTGGACCTTAACGGCGCAACACAAATCATCCGCCGGCTTAAGCAGCATTGTGATGTAGTTATCGTATCCTTTCATGGTGGCGGCGAGGGTGTAGAATTTGAGCATGTGCCACTCGATAAGGAAACCTACGTTGGTGAAAACCGCGGCAATGTTTATGCCTTTGCCCATAACGCTATCGATGCCGGTGCCGATCTTATATTTGGTAACGGGCCACACGTAACCCGTGCTATGGAGCTATATAAAAACAGGTTGATAGCGTATAGTCTGGGTAATTTTTGCACTTACAAATGTGTGAGCGTTGCCGGTATTTGCGGTATTGCGCCTTTACTTAGAGTACACATCAACAAAAAGGGCGAATTTTTAAATGGCCGCATTATCGCCATTAAACAAACCCACTATAACGGCCTTGAACCAGATACCCTGAACACTGTTGTAAAAAGGGTGAAAATGTTAACTGCAATTGATTTCCCTGAATCAGGCTTAAGCATTGGGGATGATGGAATGATAGTAAAGGCGGCTTTGGATACCACTCAATAAATTTCATGGGAAACATCCTGTAAATCTCAAAAATCTGCTTAATCCTGGTTCAAGCCTCATCCTTAGTATTCTTCACCAGGCTTATCCCCGAAAAAAAGAATAATAAAGAGATCAGGCTCACCACAATCATAGTAGTGGCATTGCCATCGTGGTGTATAATGCTGATACCGGCATAAATTAGCCCTATAATACCAAGTATGGTAAGTATAGCGCCGAAAGTACGTTTTACGTTCATTGGTTGAATGCTCTTTTATTTAAAGCATTTATTAAAAAACAAATAACACACCAATAATTAGTTATATATTTATTTTATAAATCTTTACCCACCATGACAGGTACAATCGCCTTATTTATCGTTTTTTTTATTTTGCTGATCGTAATTTCCAGTTCCTTTGTGACTGTAAAACAGGGCACTATTGCCGTAGTTACCGTATTCGGCAAATACCGCCGCATATTGTCACCGGGCTTAAACTTTAAGTTGCCGCTTATTGAAAACATCTATTCAAGAATATCTATCCAGAACCGCTCTGTCGAACTGGAGTTCCAGGCCGTAACCTTCGATCAGGCCAATGTCTATTTTAAGGCCATGCTCCTTTATTCGGTTTTAAATCAATCCGAAGAAAGTATAAAAAACGTAGCCTTTAAATTTGTTGATGAGCGCAACCTGATGCAGGCTTTAATCCGTACTGTTGAAGGTTCCATTCGTGCATTTGTGGCCACTAAACGCCAGGCCGAGGTATTGGTTTTGCGCCGCGATATTGTGGAGCATGTTAAAGAACAACTAGATCAGATATTAGAGAACTGGGGTTACCATTTGCAGGATCTGCAGTTGAATGATATCACGTTTGATGATATCATCATGAAATCAATGAGCCAGGTAGTTGCCTCAAATAACCTTAAAGCTGCCGCTGAAAACGAAGGACAAGCATTATTGATCACCAAAACCAAAGCTGCCGAAGCAGAGGGTAACGCGATCAAGATCTCGGCCGAGGCTGAGCGCCAGGCTTCGCAATTACGCGGTCAGGGTGTGGCTTTATTCCGTCAGGAAGTTGCCAAAGGTATGAGTGTTGCCGCTAAAGAAATGCAGGATGCGCACATGGATACCTCTGTTATCCTGTTCACGATGTGGACAGAATCC
Protein-coding regions in this window:
- a CDS encoding DoxX family protein, with amino-acid sequence MGKAKKISLILLIIGYIAAGINHFRIPAFYISIIPGYLPYPQILNTLAGLFEIAFGLMLIFRPARKLAAWGIVLMLIAFLSVHIDMLSGHTQIGATQVKPVWAWARLFFQPVLIVWAWWHTRSS
- a CDS encoding alpha/beta hydrolase encodes the protein MIKKENYNIPGAKGRGMLMDITYDTRHKDAPVVIFAHGFKGFKDWGTHNLVANYFAEHGFRYLKFNFSHNGTTADKPIDFVDLIAFGDNTFSIELEDLHDVIDFVCNGSAMPTVKSVFLIGHSMGGGISIIQTAEDSRVKKLVTMASISGFGNLWPKEAEEQWKLQGVMYMTNKRTGQEMPLKSTLLDDLRNNPGRLDILAKASQIKQPWLIVQGDEDTTVPLSHAKELAEANKHAKLSVIKGGDHTFGATHPYPKDTLPAELLDFCDQSIAFFKKK
- a CDS encoding MBL fold metallo-hydrolase — encoded protein: MNLKGSVKKGNKFQNPIPTDEAGFGKMIPILREYINNKAENVPLKTLGPFKTDVSIYNTPPESGLRVTWVGHSSLLIEIDGKHILTDPVWGERASFLSFMGPKRFFEPPIALADLPPLDAVILSHDHYDHLDKGTIKFFAGKDIPFFCSVGVKQYLTKWGISKYFITEMDWGDSQMIGQDLTLTATPARHFSGRGIINRNETLWSSFVIKGPKHNIFFGADSGWFPGFEAIGEAYGPFDLTMLEIGAYGTHWADIHMGPDNASNAHIALKGKIMMPIHWGTFNLAPHAWYEPIERLVQFGKDKKIKLFIPKPGEPTEVKEYNSGWWQPYLSH
- a CDS encoding dihydrolipoamide acetyltransferase family protein, translating into MAEVVKMPKMSDTMTDGVLAKWHKKVGDKVKPGDVLAEIETDKATMDFESYQEGTLLYIGIKEGEGAPVDSVIAVVGAEGEDYKTALAGSAEAKPAAAPAPVEDKKPAATPAPAAPKVDLSKIPATVIRMPALSDTMTEGVINKWNFKVGDKVKSDDSLADVETDKATMEVVGYEDGTLLYIGPKEGEAAPVNGIIAIVGKEGTDITPLLQDTGAAPAAITEAVPAAAEAAPSAPVAEAAPSSADDSRVKASPLARKIAKDKGINLNDLKGSAEGGRIVKKDIEDYTPAAKPASAPAAATEAATPAKAAAPVVIPQYVGQEKFTEKPVSQMRKVIAKRLSESLFTAPHFYVTMSIDMDQAIAARGKINEVAPVKISFNDFVLKACAVALKQHPNINSSWLGDKIRYNEHINIGVAVAVEDGLLVPVVRFADGKSLSQISVEVKDFAQRAKAKKLQPADWEGSTFTISNLGMFGVDEFTAIINPPDACILAVSGIQQVPVVKNGAVVPGNVMKVTLSCDHRVVDGATGSAFLLTLKSLLEEPVRLLV
- the pdhA gene encoding pyruvate dehydrogenase (acetyl-transferring) E1 component subunit alpha, with the protein product MSSIEITKDTYLKWYEWMLLMRRFEEKAGQLYGQQKIRGFCHLYIGQEAVLAGAMSVLKQEDSMITAYRDHAHAIAKGVTSNAIMAELYGKATGCSKGKGGSMHMFDKEKHFYGGHGIVGGQIPMGAGIAFAEKFKGTEFVNVTYMGDGAVRQGALTETFNMAALWQLPVIFVCENNGYAMGTSVARTTIQTDIYKLGLPYGIPSSAVDGMDPVAVHNAMDEAVQRARRGEGPTFLEMRTYRYKGHSMSDPQKYRTKEELESYKEKDPIEMVKQTIEKEGYADEKWFEEIAAKIKAEVEESVQFAEESPWPEPEELYTDVYVQKDYPYIKD
- a CDS encoding C40 family peptidase, with the protein product MKKITLGIALFFSVLTAQAQTKVVAQPTDKAPDEQESLAKDYLSQIMGVALSATSNMKLFHFVYDWIGTPYRFGGSSKNGIDCSAFTKELYSDVFNLDIRRNSRDIFSMVSPVSKDELKEGDLVFFKIHSRRISHVGIYLGNNRFAHASSRGVAISSLDDAYYSRYFYKGGRLLSAFKSQLDNLPDPGNGSNTSDNN
- a CDS encoding CapA family protein is translated as MKILRLLFVVYVILAFQSCIEQAAREPAYHLPKIPAKQITLKPVQHDTLCIAAVGDIMLGTSYPDDKTLPPDSAKESFTAVAKYLQGNDITFGNLEGTLLDTGGPVNYKLHQLVKAYLFRMPLHCGFVLKDAGFNLLSIANNHIDDFGNNGRISTVKMLDSCGIHYAGLKTYPSTIFEVNGIKYGFCAFSPNSQTVSLLDLNGATQIIRRLKQHCDVVIVSFHGGGEGVEFEHVPLDKETYVGENRGNVYAFAHNAIDAGADLIFGNGPHVTRAMELYKNRLIAYSLGNFCTYKCVSVAGICGIAPLLRVHINKKGEFLNGRIIAIKQTHYNGLEPDTLNTVVKRVKMLTAIDFPESGLSIGDDGMIVKAALDTTQ
- a CDS encoding SPFH domain-containing protein, with product MTGTIALFIVFFILLIVISSSFVTVKQGTIAVVTVFGKYRRILSPGLNFKLPLIENIYSRISIQNRSVELEFQAVTFDQANVYFKAMLLYSVLNQSEESIKNVAFKFVDERNLMQALIRTVEGSIRAFVATKRQAEVLVLRRDIVEHVKEQLDQILENWGYHLQDLQLNDITFDDIIMKSMSQVVASNNLKAAAENEGQALLITKTKAAEAEGNAIKISAEAERQASQLRGQGVALFRQEVAKGMSVAAKEMQDAHMDTSVILFTMWTESIKHFAENSQGNVIFLDGSTDAMQQTMKEVMSLNLLHADKSKSK